The genomic DNA GTAGAGGTACCCGAGGTGACTTGTTCGACCAACCGAGTGCTGACCCTCTGCGGATGCGTGGCGTTGGCCGCGTGCGTCTTGAACGCGGCCGACGTTCAGGCTCAGAACCCTACACCCAAGACCGCGCTGAAGACCTCGTCGGGACGCCCCCAATCCAACGCAGCGGACCCGACCGCCCCGGCCGCGGTACGCTTCGACGCGATCAGCGGCCCCGTGGCTGACGTTGACGGAGCCGACCAGCAAGCCGACCTCAAGGCCCGCGTCCGCCAGCTGGTCGACGCAATGACGCTCGAAGAGAAGATCGGCCAGATGTGCCAGGTGACCGTCTACGGCGAAGAGCTCCCCGCGGGGATCGCCGCCGCGGTCAGCGAGGGACGCGTCGGCTCCATTTTCTACACCGGCCCGAACGGCCTGGACCGCGAGGCCCAGCGGCTGGCGATCGACGAGTCGCGACTCGGCATCCCGCTGATCGTCTGCCGCGACGTTGTGCACGGCTTCCGCACCGTCTTCCCGATCCCGCTCGGCCAGGCCGCCAGCTGGGACGCCGAACTCGTCGAGCGGGCCGCTGCAATCGCCGCCGCCGAGGCGAGCCAGCAGGGCGTGCACTGGACCTTCGCCCCGATGGTCGACATCTGCCGCGACGCCCGCTGGGGCCGGATCGCCGAGTCGCTGGGCGAGGACCCGGTGCTGGCGAGCGAGCTGGCCGCCGCCATGGTGCGCGGCTTCCAGACCCCCAACGCCGAGCTCGCCAACCCCGGCATCGCCGCCTGTGCGAAGCACTTTGTCGGCTACGGGCTGTCGGAGGGGGGCCGCGACTACAACCGCGCGATGGTCTCGACCAGCGAGCTGCACAACACCTTCCTGAAGCCCTTCAAGGCGTCGACCGACGCCGGGCTGATGACCCTGATGACCGCGTTCAGCGACATCAACGGCGTCCCCGCCAGCGGCCACCAGGAGCTGCTCCGCGACGTCCTCCGCGAGCGGTGGGGCTTCGATGGCGTCGTGGTGAGCGACTACGAGTCCGTCACCGAGATGATCGCGCACGGATACTCCGCTAACCCGGCCCAGGCGGCCCGCCAGGCGGTGCTGGCCGGCGTCGACATGGAGATGGTAAGCCTCTCCTACCACGACACCCTGCCCGCGCAGGTCCGCTCGGGCCAGGTGCCCGTTTCGCTGATTGACGAGGCGGTCGCCCGGATCCTGATGCTCAAGCTAAACCTCAAGCTCAGTGAACGGGCCAAGATTGGTTCGACCGAGGTCGCCCTGACGGACGAGTCACGCAGCGTTGCGCAGCGGCTGGCGCGGGAGAGCTTGGTTCTGCTCAAAAACAACGACGCCACGCTTCCGCTCGCGTCCGACACAATCGGCCGCGTCGCGGTGATCGGTCCGCTGGCGGATGAGCAGCACGAGCAGCTTGGCTGCTGGATGCTCGACGGGCAAGCCGGCGAGAGCGTCACCCCGCTGCAGGCGCTCCGCGAAGCGCTCGGCGAAGAACGCGTCAGCTACGTGCGGGCCCTAGAGAGTTCGATCCTCCCCGAGCAGGAGGGCGGCATCGCCGCCGCGGTGAAGGCCGCCAAGGCTGCCGACGTTGCGGTGCTGTTTGTTGGCGAGGACGCCTGGCTGAGCGGCGAGGCCCGCAGCCGTGCCGAGATCAGCCTCCCCGGCGCGCAGGCCGAGCTCATCGGGGCCGTCAGCGAGGCCGGCGTCCCCGTGGTGATGGTCGTGGTCGCCGGCCGCCCGCTGACCATCGGCAAGCAGGTCGAGCAGTGCGGCAGCGTGCTGTACGCCTGGCACCCCGGCACCATGGCCGGACCCGCCATCGCCGACGTGCTCCTTGGCCGCCACAACCCGTCTGGCAGGCTGCCGGTCTCGATGCCGAAGCAGGTCGGCCAGCTCCCGCTGTACTACAACCACCCCAGCACGGGGCGGCCGAGCCCCCGCAAGGTCCCCTCGCCGCTTGCCTCGGCGGGCGTCGACTTCGACGAGGAGGCCAAGTACAAGTCGCACTACCTAGACGTCGACCCGTTCCCGCTATTCCCGTTCGGCTACGGCCTCAGCTACACGAGCTTCGATTACGGCCAGGCAGAGCTTTCGACTCCTCGGCTGAGCGGCGACCAGACCCTGGCGGTCCGCGTCCCGGTGACCAATACCGGCGACCGCGCCGGCGTCGAGACCGTGCAGCTGTACGTGCAAGACGTCGCGGCCGACCTGGTCCGCCCGGTCCGCGAGCTGAAGGCGTTCCGCCGCGTCGAGCTGCAACCAGGGCAAACCTCGGTCGTCGAGTTCGCGCTCGACCGTGGCGACCTGGAGTACTATGACAATAATGCCGAGCGGAAAATCGAGCCGGGTGATTTCCGTATCTGGGTCAGCCCGCACAGCGACGTCGCCGAGCCGGCCGGCGTGTTCACCTACGCCCCATAACCGGACGTCCCGCGGCGTGCGGGCGTGCGGAATCTACTCAACGGGCGGTTGGGCGCGCGGCCCCCTGCCCGCCCGGGCAGCAATTCTGGGGGTCTGCCGAACGCCGAACGGCGTTTCCTGTTAAACCCTGCTGGAGATCCGGATTAAGTTAAGACGACCCGCTCATCTTCAACCTAAATAGACTTCGGTTCCGAATACCGGTGATATCGCGATGCACAAACGCCGTGCATTCACTTCACGGACGACTCAACTAATTTGGGCGGAGCCTGACATGAGAATGAAACTTACGCCGAGCGCGGTGCTTATCGCCGCGTTCGCAATCCCGGGGGTGGGCCACGCGGCGGAGTCGTTCGGCCTGCGGTCCTTCATGACCGATGAGGTGCTCAACGAGTCTCTCGTTGAGGATCAGGCGGTCACGCCGGTTGACTACCGCTTGGTCGGCTGCGACAGCTGCGGCGACTCCGCCTGCGGCGAGCCCAGCTGTGGCTGCGACGATTCCTACGGCTGCGGCGACGTCTGCTGCGGCAGCACCTGCGGCGGCTGCGCCGAGCCGTGCATTCTGGTCACCACGCTGCTCGGTTGCTTCGAGGATAGCGACCACTGCTTCGACGACTGGATCAGCCCGATGACCAACCCGGTCTTCTTCGAGGACCCGCGGACGCTGACCGAGCTGCGTGGCATCTTCATCCAGCACAAGGTCCCCTCGACCGCCGGAGGCGGCGATGTGCAGCTGTACGCCGTGCAGATCCGCGCCGCGCTGACCGACCGCCTGTCGCTCATCGCGACCAAGGACGGCTACGCCGTATCGGACAACCCGCTGATCGCCGACGGCTGGGCCGACGTCGCCCTGGGCCTGAAGTACAACCTGGTCCGCGACACCTGCACCCAGACGCTGCTGAGCGCCGGCGCCGTGTACGAGATGCCGGTCGGCTCGACCCGCACCCTGCAGGGCAACGGCGACGGCGAGTTCCACCTGTTCCTCACCGGCGGCACCGAGATCTGCTGCGACTGGCATCTGATCAGCGCGTTGGGCCTCCGCCTGCCCGCTGACGACGACGCCGAGAGCACCAGCATGTACTGGTCCAACCACGTCGACTACCACTTCGGCAACGGCTTCTACGCCCTGGCCGAGTTCAACTGGTACCACTGGCTCGAGAGCGGCGCCGGCGGCGTTGCGGGCGTGTCGGGCGGCGACCTGTTCAACTTCGGCTCCACCGGGATCGCGGGCAACGACATCGTGACCGGCGCCTTCGGTGTGAAGTACAAGCCGAACCGCTACTACGAACTCGGCCTGGCGTGGGAGAACCCGCTGACCCAGCGTCGTGACGTGCTAGAGAACCGGCTGACCGCCGACCTCATCCTCCGGTACTAGGGGCCCACACCGGAGACACGGTCTCACGGCCGCGCCGCGTAGGGGGCGGCGGGCCAGAGACCAACGCCTTGCTTCGGAACGAAACGAACGCCCAAGGGGCGGAGCTCACGGTGAGCCCGCCCCTTGGGTTTTTTGCTGCGCGGCCGTAGTTCGTTGACGCCCGCCGCTGCTGTAGACCATCAGCAACGTTCCCCAGTGGCCGAACCTTAGTCGGTTCGAAAGGGACAAGGTTCTCCTCCGCACACCGAACCCAAGCCGACGTCCAAAGCGGACTGCGCTGCGGGTGCGCATGGTCTCCATGTAGAGCTGCGATTGACCGTGGGTTGGCAGAAGGTCGATGAGGGCGCCGACCAACGCTGTTGCGATCCCGCGTCGCCGGTAGGCGGCGTCGACGCAGAGTGTCTGCACGCAAAGCGATCCGTGCGGCGCGCCGATTACCGCCTGGGTCCAGTCGTTCCACAACGTCACGCACACGTTCAGGTCGTGTTCGCTGTGTTGTTCCAGTAGAGCGTCCCAGTCTGGGATGGCGCCGATAGCAATATCCCTGTTGACCCTGCCCAGTGACGCCACACCGGTCAGTTGGCCGTTGACAAACGCCCCGAGGCAGGCCAATACGTCATCACGGCCGCAGACGCTTGCAGTAATCGCGTCGCACAGCTCAAAGAAGTTCGGCTGCCGAGCCTGCAGGTAGACGCCGAAGGGATCAGGATTCCGCAAAGTCAACGCATCGGCGTCGGGCGCCTCGGCATCGCTCAGGCGGCGGATCTCACAGCCGTTCAAACCTGGGGTCCACTGCTGTGCCACAGCGAGTCCTCGGTGGTCAGGCCTTCGAGAGCCCGCGCAATCTCAGCAGAACGCTGCAGCGCCTCGTTGAGCGGCTCGGCCCACGGGCCGTGCTTGGCTCGGTCCCACGCGTCCCGGGCGGCGACGATGGCGGGGTCGTCGGCGGGGGCTAGCGGGTCGGCCGGCAGGCGGTCGTAGTAGGCCCGGAACACGGTGGTTGACGCGAAGAACGCCCGCATGCCGACCTGGTCGGCGAGGGCTGCTTGCAGGCGGAGCGCGGCGTGCTCGTGGACCTTGTCGGCCGGGTGGACGCCGCCGAGACCCCAGTCGGGCTGGCGCCAGCCGTCGGGGCCCTCGCACAGGGCGTGGCACGTTTCGTGGAGGATCATCTGCGCAAGCGAGTCGTCGGGGTCGAGGGTTTCGGGCGTGCCGATCGTCAGCACCCCGGCGCCGTCCCACGACGCGTTGACCTCGGCGCTGCGGACCACCTGCATGCCCAGCTTCCGCGCGGCGTGCAGCCACACCAAGTCGAGCGGGTCGGAGTAGGTCTTGGTGATCGTGCGCACAGGAGTCTGGGTAGATGTGGGGGGCGGAAAGCCCTCATTGTACCACCCTAGCTGGCGGCGGAAGCCGGTGGGTTTTGGGGTTAACGCCCCGCGGCCGATAGCGTCCCCATCGCCGCTCCGCCTTGCCAAACCGCCCATCAGCCGGCACGCGTTAGCGTCCGGTTCAAAGCGTGTGCAGCGGCGGGCCGTCCTAGCGGGGCCGAACCGGGGGCTAACGCCCCGCGGCTGATACGAGAGCCAATTGCCCGTTCTTCCCGTTTCTTTGTGGCGGGCGGCCTGCGAGCGCGGTCCAATAGAGTCGTGGGAGCGGTGCGTGCTGGGCGTACTACGCGCGCGGGGCCGCGCTGCGGCTTCCGCCGGAGGTTGCTGGGGCAGACATGCAGGGGGGAAAGCAGGGGGCGGTTCGCGCGGGGGTTTTGTCCCCTCCGCGCGATAAATCGGACTAAACCCGGCGGGGTGGTTCGCGACGGGCAACGCGTTTTAGACTGCTCTAGCAGGGTAAAACGCTCTCTGGCAGGGCCTGGTTAGGAGACGCGGAGTTTGGTGGCGGACAAAACCCCTGTGGCTGGCTTCCGCCGAGCCGTCGCCCGCCGGCTAGGGGCGGCGACCCAGTTGATGGGAGCCACGGAGTTCGAGGAAGACCCCACCAAAAAAGAACCCCGCACGAGTGCGGGGCCAGGGGGGAGATCGGTTGTCGCCGTAGCCGCAGCGCCCAAGTGAGGGCGGCCAACGGGCGGGGCTCAGCCTGCCTTGCGGTAGAGCTGCGGGTTGAGCGTGGGGTCGTTGTACATCTTCATCTGGCGGTAGACCTTCAGCAGCTTCTCGCCGGAGAAGACCTCGAGCAGCAGCTCGCTGAGCGAACGCGACAGGTCCGCGTGCTGCACGCCGCAGCGGCGGAGCTTCTCCTGCACCTTCGCGACGTGCAGGTCGTCGATATCGTCGCGGTCGAGCTCCTCGCGGAGGTGGTAGATCCGCAGCGTCATGATCGAGAGTCGGTCGACCGCGCTGCCGGGGGTTTCAGTGTTGAGCCGTGCGTCCGCGTTGGCGGTGACGCCGCCGGCGGTGATCATCTGGATGAAGGTCTCGTCGATCCGCTCAATCCAGTCGTTCCGCTGCTGGTTGAAGCCATCAATGGCGCGTTTGACTTCGGCGATGCGAGCGTCGGTCACGTCGGGGTTGCGGGCGATGTCCTCTTGGTGCCAGAGCTGGAAGTTGAACTGGTGCTGCTGGCAGACCACCGCCATCACGCCGGTGTAGGGGTTGTCGAGCGGCTGGCTGTGCCAGCGGGCGACCGCCTGGGCGTGGAGGTCGGCGACTTGGGAGACGAACGTGCGGGGATCGAACAGCATGGGGAATCCTTTCCCAGTTTGCCGGGCGTCAATGCTGGCGCCGAGGTAAGCCGGGCGCCGCCTGTGTGTTAAGGGCGGGGAGTGTATCTGAATCCGCCGCCGTGGTGCAAGGCGAGAATCGTGCCGGGGAGCGACACAATCCGCCTCGGCGTAAGCGGCTTGCGACTGCCTGCTTAGATCCAGCCCTCTTCGCGGTACCATTCGGCGGTCTCGTGGTAGCGTTCGGCGAGGGGTTTAGCGCAGCGGAAGCCGAGCTGCTCCTCTGCCTTCGCGACGCTGCAGACCCAGCCGGTGGCAGACGCCTCGCGGAGCTTGTCGAGGCCGAACAGGGTCGGCTTGCCGGTGACGCGGCCGATCAACTCGCCGGCGAGCGCGGGGATCAGGAAGGGGTACTTGCGGAGTTTGACCACCACTATGCGGACGCCCATCGCGTCGGCCGCCATCCGCCCGGCGTCGGCCCACGAGCTGACGGCGGGGTCGGCCGCGTAGTAGACGCCGTGGCCGGGGTCGTCGGCGCCGGCGGGGACACGTTCGCCACGCTCGACCGCCAACGCCATCGCGTCGGCCAGGTCGTCGGCGTGGACGAGCGACAGCGGCAGGCCCTTGCGTTGCGGCACCGGGTGCAGCCGGGAGTACTTGAGGCCGAGGAACAGGTTGAGCCCGTCGTGGTCGCCCGGGCCAAACACGACCGGCGGGCGGAGGATCGTCAGCGGGACGTCGGCCGCGAACCGGCGGGCCGCCTGTTCGCCTGCGAGCTTGCTGCGGCCGTACAACGAGATCGGCCGCGGCGCGTCGGATTCGCGGTGCGGCGCGGCGGGCGCCGAGGGCCCGGCCGCGGCGAGCGAGCTGACCGCCAGCACGACCGGCGGGGCGTCGCGGCGGGCGCAGGCCTCAAGCAGGTTGGCCGTGCCGGCCTCGTTGACGCTGAGGAAGCTGTCGAGGTTCTTGGCGTGGGTGCGGCCCGCCAGGTGGTAAACGTGCTCGACGCCGTCGATCGCGGCCGCCAGGCTGCCGGGGTCGGTGACGTCGCCGCGGACCAGCCGGGCGCCCAGCTGCTCGAGCCGCTGGGTCTTCGAGGCGGCCCGCACCAGGCAGGCCACGTCGTGGCCGGCGGACTGCAGACGCATGACCAGACGGGGACCAATAAACCCGCTGGCGCCGGTGACCAGGGCGGTTGGCATCGTCAAATTCCGTTGGGGTGCTGGGGGTGGATGGGCGAAGTCGTTAAACTCGCATCACCGGGCCCCGTTCGCAAGGTCGCCCGCGAACACAAGTCGCCTTTTGCATCCCCACCCGCCGGCCGCATGACCCAGATCGAAGTCGTCCCTGTCAGCTCGTCGAAGCAGCAGAAACAGTTCCTCAACCTGCCGTGGGCCATCAACAAGTCCGACCCCAACTGGATGCCCCCGCTGCGGCAGAACCAGAAGCTGTTGTGCGGCTTCGGCAAGCACCCGTTCTACGACAGCGCCGAGGCCCAGGCCTTCCTGGCGGTGCGCGGCGGCGAGCCGGTGGGCCGTTTGCTGGCGATCGTCAATCATGCGCACAACAACTTCCACGAGGACAAGCTCGGGTTCTTCGGCTTCTTCGAGAGCATCGACGACGCCGACGTCAGCAACGCGCTGTTCGACGCCGGCGCCGAGTGGCTCCGCGGCAAGGGGATGAACTCGGTCCGCGGCCCCGCCGACCCCTCGATCAACTACGAGTGGGGCCTGCTGATCGACGGCTACGAGACGCCCCCCTACTTCATGATGACCCACAACCTGCCGTACTACGGCCGGCTGTGGGACGCGTGGGGGTTCGCGAAGTCGCAGGACCTGTTTGCGTTCGGCGGCGACATCAGCATCCTCCACGGTCTTAAGGATCAGAAGAAGCTGATGCGGATGGACGAGACCGTCCGCGAGCGGTTCGGCATCACCGTCCGGCAGATGGACCCCAAGCGGTTCAACCAGGAGGTCGAGACCTTCCTCCGCATCTATAACGAGGCCCTGACCAACACCTGGGGCTACGTGCCGATGTCCCGCGCCGAGCTGCTGCACATGGCCAAGGACCTCAAGCACCTGATCGTGCCGGAGCTGGCGATCGTGGCGGAAGTCGAGGGCGAGCCGATCGGCGTGATGTTCGGACTGCTGGACTACAACCCGCGGATCAAGAAGATCGACGGCAAGCTGTTCCCGTTCGGCTTCATGCGGCTGCTGTACAACAAACGCGCGATCAAGCGGATCCGCGTCGTGAGCACCAACGTGCTGCCGAAGTACCAGGGCTGGGGCGTCGGGCTCGTGCTGGCGCTCGGAATGGTCTACCCGGGGCTGGAGTACGGCTTGGAAGAGTGCGAGTTCTCCTGGGTCCTCGAGACCAACGACCTCTCACGCAAGACGCTGGAGAAGGGCGGGGCGCCGAAGTACAAGACCTACCGCGTGTACGACCGCGCCCTGTGACACGACCCGCAATGCGTGGTGTGCATGCCCGGTATGCGTGGGGCGAAGGTAGTCAGCCTTTCAATGAGCGCTAGAATGCAGATGGAAAGACGTAATTCATCACCGGACGAACTAGAGGGCGAGGAGAACAAAGTGGACAAGGAAACCCTGATCAAGAACCTGAATGACGACTTGTCGAATGAGCTTGGAGCGATCATTCAGTACATCACCTACGCTGCCAAGGCGACTGGCCCGTACCGGCCGCAGCTGGCGAGCTTCTTCCTAGCCGAGGTGACCGACGAGCAGGGCCACGCCCAGTTCTTGGCGAACAAAATCGTCGCGCTCGGCGGCGAGCCCTGCACGACACCGGTCAAAGTCCCGGCAGCAGGCAGCAACCGGGCCATGCTCGAGGCAGTTCTGGAAGCCGAGAACAAGGCCGTCGCCGGCTACACGACGCGGGCCAAAGAGGCCGACGAGTTCGGCGACAAGGGCCTTGCCGTGCAGCTCGAGGACATGGTCCGCGACGAGAGCGGCCACTCCGAAGAGACCGAGCGGATCCTCCGCGACTGGCCCCTGTAGGGCTATGCCGACCGACGCTCGCGGCGGATCCAGTGGCCCAGGCGGATCGCCTGCGACCGCCAAGACGCCGGCGAGCTGTAGGTCAGTGTGTGGGTAGTCCGCACGGCGGTCCGCAGCCGCCGCTTAAAGGCTTGGCTGCCGGGGCCGAGGTCGATCTGGGCGTCGCCACGGTCGCAGCTGTCGCGGATCAGCATGCCGAGCAACGCCATCCCAGCGCCCTTGGGAGCGCTCTCGGGGTTGTACCCCATCCGCAGCCCAAGCACCCGCCCGCGGCAAACGTAGTTGTAGTTGAACGCGACCGCCAAGTCGCCGACGAACAGCAGGTTCATGTCGAGCATCCCGAGTCGGGCCGCGGCGGCGTGCGTGTCACGGAAGTAGTCCTCGTAGGCCGTGTGGCAGAGCGTGTTGCCGTCGGTCGAGTTGGCCTGCCAGCTGTGGCGGGCAATCTCTTGGCAACGCTCAAACAGGTCCCAGTTGGGCGACCCATCGCCGCCAGCGGCGGGCGCCGGGCGGTGACGCAGGTGACGGGCCGCCGGGAGCTCGGCGACGCGGCTCACGTGCCGGCGGAGCTCGTGGCGGAACTTGGTCGAGCGCGACTCGAGGTAATCTTCGTAGTCGCCGGGCAGGTCGATCAGCGACGACGCGTCGCCAGGCTCGAGGGCGGGCCGCAGGCCGGCCAGCTGCATGGCCCGCTGCGAGCGGCCGCGGTCGGTCGACTCGTGGGCCACCCACTGCAGCTCGATCCGGTCCCAGTCCCGCGGGGTCTGGGCGATGTGCTTCATCGCCATCGCCAGCGTGGCCGCCGGGTTGGCGCCGATCGGCCCGAAGACGCTCCCCCAGTTGTCGAGCGGGTAGCAGAGGGTCCGAACCGTTCCGACCGTGTGCCGCTGACGCTGCACGCAGAGCGGGACAATCCCGATGACCTGCCCGCCGGCCCGCACCACCAGCACGCGTAGCTTCTTGTCCTCGCCGAAGTGCTGCCAGTAGATGCAGAGCCAATCGTAGGTCTGGAAGAAGGTGGCCCTGGGCGTCTCGGCGAAGAGGGCGTTCCAGGCCATGCGGTAGGCGCCGAGGGATTGGAGGTCGTTGATCTCGATCACTTCTGCCATGGAACGCCGTCGGGTTGAGTGCCTGCCGTGGGGTGCGATACCCGATGCTTTGCAGCCGGTGTGCCAATCCGGCCGGTTGCGGGCATCCTCGACCGTCTGCAGCGGTTGCGCGGCTGTTTTGCCGCGGTGGCTGTTGCAAGGCGGCCTCAGTGCCCACAATGGGGTGTCGCTCTTCTGCACCATGTTTCGCAAAGTCACCTCGTGATCGGGCTTCGGCTGTCTGATGGAAACCGACCTCACTACCAAGCTCATCGAGCAGCTCCACGCCGCGGACGACCAGTTCGTGTTGGCGGTTACCGGCGGCGGCAGCGCGGCCATCAGCCGCCTGCTCGCCGTGCCCGGCGCCTCGCGGACGCTGTTGTCGGCTAGCGTTCCGTACTCGGTCGAGGCCCTGCAGGACTACCTCCGCGACTGGGACGAGCCCGCCGCCTGCACCGAGCAAACCGCCCGGCGGATGGCGGTCGAGGCCTTCGACCTGGCGTCCGGCCTGGTGGACCCCGATCAGCGTGTGCACGGTGTTGGCTGCACGGCGAGCCTCGCCTCGGACCGCGCGAAGCGGGGTCCCCACCGTGTGCACGTCGCGGTGCAGGCCGCCGACCGCACCGCCTGCTACTCACTCCAGCTCGACAAGGGCGCCCGCTCGCGCCCGGACGAGGAGTTGGTCGCCGCCGCGCTGGTCCTCGACGCGATGGCCGAGGCCGCCGGCATCCCCCACGCCCTCACTACGCCGCTGCTGAGGCCCGGCGAGGAGGTCTGCCGCGTCGTGCAGCAGGCCCCGCCGGAGTGGCCGCGGCTCGGGACCGATGTCGCCTGGCGGCACGGCATGGGCCGCGACGGCGAGGCCGCCACGCCCGCCCCGCCGATTGTGTTCCCCGGCGCATTCAACCCGCTGCACGACGGCCACCTGGCGATGGCCGCCGCGGCCGAGGAGTTGCTCGGCCAACCGGTCGTGTTCGAACTCTCCATGGAAAACGTCGACAAGCCGCCGCTCGACTTTGTCGAGGTCGCCCGCCGCGTCGAGCGGTTCGGCGAGCGGCCCTACCTCATCACCCTTGCGCCGACCTTCGTCGAGAAGGCCACCCTGCTGCCTGGCTGTACGTTT from Posidoniimonas polymericola includes the following:
- a CDS encoding glycoside hydrolase family 3 N-terminal domain-containing protein, with the protein product MTCSTNRVLTLCGCVALAACVLNAADVQAQNPTPKTALKTSSGRPQSNAADPTAPAAVRFDAISGPVADVDGADQQADLKARVRQLVDAMTLEEKIGQMCQVTVYGEELPAGIAAAVSEGRVGSIFYTGPNGLDREAQRLAIDESRLGIPLIVCRDVVHGFRTVFPIPLGQAASWDAELVERAAAIAAAEASQQGVHWTFAPMVDICRDARWGRIAESLGEDPVLASELAAAMVRGFQTPNAELANPGIAACAKHFVGYGLSEGGRDYNRAMVSTSELHNTFLKPFKASTDAGLMTLMTAFSDINGVPASGHQELLRDVLRERWGFDGVVVSDYESVTEMIAHGYSANPAQAARQAVLAGVDMEMVSLSYHDTLPAQVRSGQVPVSLIDEAVARILMLKLNLKLSERAKIGSTEVALTDESRSVAQRLARESLVLLKNNDATLPLASDTIGRVAVIGPLADEQHEQLGCWMLDGQAGESVTPLQALREALGEERVSYVRALESSILPEQEGGIAAAVKAAKAADVAVLFVGEDAWLSGEARSRAEISLPGAQAELIGAVSEAGVPVVMVVVAGRPLTIGKQVEQCGSVLYAWHPGTMAGPAIADVLLGRHNPSGRLPVSMPKQVGQLPLYYNHPSTGRPSPRKVPSPLASAGVDFDEEAKYKSHYLDVDPFPLFPFGYGLSYTSFDYGQAELSTPRLSGDQTLAVRVPVTNTGDRAGVETVQLYVQDVAADLVRPVRELKAFRRVELQPGQTSVVEFALDRGDLEYYDNNAERKIEPGDFRIWVSPHSDVAEPAGVFTYAP
- a CDS encoding GNAT family N-acetyltransferase; the protein is MAQQWTPGLNGCEIRRLSDAEAPDADALTLRNPDPFGVYLQARQPNFFELCDAITASVCGRDDVLACLGAFVNGQLTGVASLGRVNRDIAIGAIPDWDALLEQHSEHDLNVCVTLWNDWTQAVIGAPHGSLCVQTLCVDAAYRRRGIATALVGALIDLLPTHGQSQLYMETMRTRSAVRFGRRLGFGVRRRTLSLSNRLRFGHWGTLLMVYSSGGRQRTTAAQQKTQGAGSP
- a CDS encoding DUF4254 domain-containing protein — its product is MLFDPRTFVSQVADLHAQAVARWHSQPLDNPYTGVMAVVCQQHQFNFQLWHQEDIARNPDVTDARIAEVKRAIDGFNQQRNDWIERIDETFIQMITAGGVTANADARLNTETPGSAVDRLSIMTLRIYHLREELDRDDIDDLHVAKVQEKLRRCGVQHADLSRSLSELLLEVFSGEKLLKVYRQMKMYNDPTLNPQLYRKAG
- a CDS encoding NAD-dependent epimerase/dehydratase family protein produces the protein MPTALVTGASGFIGPRLVMRLQSAGHDVACLVRAASKTQRLEQLGARLVRGDVTDPGSLAAAIDGVEHVYHLAGRTHAKNLDSFLSVNEAGTANLLEACARRDAPPVVLAVSSLAAAGPSAPAAPHRESDAPRPISLYGRSKLAGEQAARRFAADVPLTILRPPVVFGPGDHDGLNLFLGLKYSRLHPVPQRKGLPLSLVHADDLADAMALAVERGERVPAGADDPGHGVYYAADPAVSSWADAGRMAADAMGVRIVVVKLRKYPFLIPALAGELIGRVTGKPTLFGLDKLREASATGWVCSVAKAEEQLGFRCAKPLAERYHETAEWYREEGWI
- a CDS encoding N-acetyltransferase; the encoded protein is MTQIEVVPVSSSKQQKQFLNLPWAINKSDPNWMPPLRQNQKLLCGFGKHPFYDSAEAQAFLAVRGGEPVGRLLAIVNHAHNNFHEDKLGFFGFFESIDDADVSNALFDAGAEWLRGKGMNSVRGPADPSINYEWGLLIDGYETPPYFMMTHNLPYYGRLWDAWGFAKSQDLFAFGGDISILHGLKDQKKLMRMDETVRERFGITVRQMDPKRFNQEVETFLRIYNEALTNTWGYVPMSRAELLHMAKDLKHLIVPELAIVAEVEGEPIGVMFGLLDYNPRIKKIDGKLFPFGFMRLLYNKRAIKRIRVVSTNVLPKYQGWGVGLVLALGMVYPGLEYGLEECEFSWVLETNDLSRKTLEKGGAPKYKTYRVYDRAL
- a CDS encoding ferritin-like domain-containing protein; translated protein: MDKETLIKNLNDDLSNELGAIIQYITYAAKATGPYRPQLASFFLAEVTDEQGHAQFLANKIVALGGEPCTTPVKVPAAGSNRAMLEAVLEAENKAVAGYTTRAKEADEFGDKGLAVQLEDMVRDESGHSEETERILRDWPL
- a CDS encoding GNAT family N-acetyltransferase → MAEVIEINDLQSLGAYRMAWNALFAETPRATFFQTYDWLCIYWQHFGEDKKLRVLVVRAGGQVIGIVPLCVQRQRHTVGTVRTLCYPLDNWGSVFGPIGANPAATLAMAMKHIAQTPRDWDRIELQWVAHESTDRGRSQRAMQLAGLRPALEPGDASSLIDLPGDYEDYLESRSTKFRHELRRHVSRVAELPAARHLRHRPAPAAGGDGSPNWDLFERCQEIARHSWQANSTDGNTLCHTAYEDYFRDTHAAAARLGMLDMNLLFVGDLAVAFNYNYVCRGRVLGLRMGYNPESAPKGAGMALLGMLIRDSCDRGDAQIDLGPGSQAFKRRLRTAVRTTHTLTYSSPASWRSQAIRLGHWIRRERRSA